tcttgttgGTCTGGCTTGGAGTGGTACTCtatcatatttttctaaaaatttgtTTGGTGTGACATGTGCTTTCAATCCCAGTTTACTGAAATATCTAGATGTAAATTCACCACCTGCAGCCTCTATAGAGCTTATAGCACTAGCAGTAGCTTTAGAAGCTTCAATCTTAAGTGGAATATTAAAGCTTGTTCCACCCCTGGCTAGAATTTTAACACCATCCTTAATGGGGCCGGTTACTAGTCtatatttcttcatcttggCAATATCTAGGACGTTATCTTTTCCTTCAGCTGCTGCATTTTGTAAATCTCCTAATCTACCAGCtttataaaattcttttatctTACTTAAGTTTACTGTTTTCAAttcctttttattattatttttaaaccCAACTTTTGGAAATAACTTGTATATTGGTGTTTGACCACCTTCAAACCAAGGTTTCACTTTCCCACGAGCTTTTTGACCCTTTTGACCTCTACCTGAAGTTTTACCTTTACCACTTGAAGGACCACGACCAACTCTCTTGTAAGTGCTGGTAGATCCACTGGATGGTTTTAAATTACCTAATAtggaataatttcttttgataGCATTGCTATTTGAtgtttgaaataatttaaagatattcaTGTTTGGCAAACAGTACTATGCTATTTCTTGCACTTTATAAGTTATATaccatattattttattttcagatccctttatttttcaacgcttgtaaaatttatttttctcttattcttttttttttacattttttttagatttcGGCTTTAGAAAAGTAGCTAAAATCTTCGGCAAATGACCCAATTTAGatataaaatttctaataaacTCGAAATATCTAGCAATAAATCAACAATAgtaatttaatttagataaaatatgtttttaatttagataaaatatgtttttaatttagataaaatATGTTTACTTCTTgagataaatattaaactagagtaaatttttaaactaCTGATATTAGCAAGTGTCTCTGTCTGGCACAGATAGATCTAGCTAAAAGTACGATTCTCTGTTGTAGACATATgctaaacaataaaaagtaatgtTCTCAAGTTTAGGCTTTAAGCAAACGATCACGTAATCCGATGACTACAAGTCATACAATAGTACAGTCGTGCGTTCACGCAATTATATGACTATGAGTCATAATACCATGCAAATGTGCAATTGCTTGACAAGTtaataaactaatattCAGGATAAATAGTTCTATTTGAAAACGTATAAATAGGGCTACTTATCCATCAAGAATTCATAAGTTCATGGTTCGTTCATATTAAGTTTATAGttataagaaaaacaagttattatttaagtaCAAGTGGTACTCTAGCTTTTAGTGTAAAAGTCCCATAACTCAAGAATAGTTCAGGTTTGTGTCAACCCTAAGCCCttatagtattattagtaatGACCTGAGACGATTACAACGTTTCACAAGAAAGTCAGCTTTCATGGCCAAGTTGGTAAGGCGCCACACTAGTAATGTGGAGATCATCAGTTCGACTCTGGTTGAAAgcaaattttttaactCAGTCATTTCTCTGAGtgacaattttttttttcctttgaCTTCCTTCCTACAATTTGTAACAAATTCAGGttaatcaaatattaactTTTACAATTCATCactaattctttattacttaggggaaattattattaatttggTTTGTTTATCTTGTTTTTACTTGTTCCtaaaaaagtaatttatcttttactTTCAAATCctaatatctttttttttttgatta
The window above is part of the Henningerozyma blattae CBS 6284 chromosome 2, complete genome genome. Proteins encoded here:
- the MRPL10 gene encoding mitochondrial 54S ribosomal protein uL15m (similar to Saccharomyces cerevisiae MRPL10 (YNL284C); ancestral locus Anc_3.77) gives rise to the protein MNIFKLFQTSNSNAIKRNYSILGNLKPSSGSTSTYKRVGRGPSSGKGKTSGRGQKGQKARGKVKPWFEGGQTPIYKLFPKVGFKNNNKKELKTVNLSKIKEFYKAGRLGDLQNAAAEGKDNVLDIAKMKKYRLVTGPIKDGVKILARGGTSFNIPLKIEASKATASAISSIEAAGGEFTSRYFSKLGLKAHVTPNKFLEKYDRVPLQARPTRRKDIEYYSDPERRGYLIKEDHPLLKQIQEAQLNANASRNNLRREKKKGALDIQLSNLLEDKDGNLSKHNKVIREIGKNSEELYMKR